Genomic window (Rossellomorea aquimaris):
TTCATGCTGAAGTTGCCTGTGATTCCAACCACTAGCCTGGAAGTTCGAAAGGTTTGGTGGCAGCAGCTTGGAGAAGGGTGGTCAGAAGTTAGAAAGAGAAAGGGATTAGTCCATGTGTTTTGGATCTATGGGTTAGAGTCGATTTCAGGCACCGTTTGGATTGCGGCTGTTTTGTATTTGTATGTTGATCTGCAATTGCAGCGAGGAGAAGAATGGTGGGGGTTCATCAACTCCAGCTTCTTTATCGGCTTGGTTCTTGCCTCGTATTTGATTTTTAAGCTCCACGGCTTGTTTTCAAAACACAGGCATAGATGGCTCCCGATTTGCATGGTCTTTACGTCAAGTGTGACACTCGTCTTTGCCTGGAATAAGGCTGCGCTGCTTGCACTCGTTTTATCCTTTGTGTTCGGTTTGTTTGATCAAATTAAAAATGTCGTTCTTCAGACGTATTTGCAGGAGAGTGCACCACCTGAAGAGCTGGGGAAAGTCTATGCTGCCCAAGGTGCGTTAACCACATTGCTGTTTGGGTTATCCTCTGTTGGAGTAGGGCTGCTTCTTGAAGTACTTAGTATATCAATGATTTTCACCCTGTCAGCACTCTTACTGCTGGGCACTCTCATTCCAGTTATGCTGCTTCAAAAGAATTTCCGGACATAACATTGATAAAAAAGCTGTTCCCATCTCGTGGTTGGGGGCAGCTTTTTTTGTGCTCCTCTGACCAAGCCGCCTCCGCTTTTTTAAATGTCCAGCTGCGCCGGGTAGTCCCTCGAGGTCATAAGTCAATCTGTCATGAAGGTGAAAAGGCGCACCTTCCTGCCATCTCGCCTTATGCTTGTCGGACCTGCCCAACCCGGCTCCGCTTTTCTTTATGTCCA
Coding sequences:
- a CDS encoding MFS transporter, which encodes MHSNAFRNLWFGQALANMGDVLYIVGLISLVYNLTGSAIYMTAVPLVITFSRFISSMAAPLLLNRMQMRSLIAYSQMGKTFFLCFFLLLMVLAIENVWIFLGCASIISFLDGWALPARNSYVPFLVKREELMGANGFLSTVDQTIQFSSWALGGILLSLIHETNLFIVIIVLFLASTLFMLKLPVIPTTSLEVRKVWWQQLGEGWSEVRKRKGLVHVFWIYGLESISGTVWIAAVLYLYVDLQLQRGEEWWGFINSSFFIGLVLASYLIFKLHGLFSKHRHRWLPICMVFTSSVTLVFAWNKAALLALVLSFVFGLFDQIKNVVLQTYLQESAPPEELGKVYAAQGALTTLLFGLSSVGVGLLLEVLSISMIFTLSALLLLGTLIPVMLLQKNFRT